One part of the Thermodesulfovibrio sp. 3462-1 genome encodes these proteins:
- a CDS encoding TrpB-like pyridoxal phosphate-dependent enzyme, with product MRRILLSEKDLPRQWYNIQADMPKLPPPPLNPKTKKPISPDDLKIIFPVSLIEQEVTTERWIDIPQEVLDIYASFRPTPLYRAIGLEKALKTPARIYFKHEGFGPAGSHKTNTSIPQAYYNKIEGIKRIATETGAGQWGSALALAGALMGIEITVYMVRVSYDQKPYRRIMMETWGAQVYPSPSDKTESGRKILHENPDHPGTLGIAISEAVEDAATHKDTNYALGSVLNHVLLHQTIIGLECKKQLEIVGDYPDIVIGCCGGGSNLGGISFPFLYDKIHGKDLRVIAVEPSSCPTLTKGEFRYDYGDTAGFTPFLMMYTLGHDFVPPGIHAGGLRYHGDAPLISQLYHDGLIEAQAVGQTSVFESAMLFARSEGIIPAPESAHAIKVAIDEALKAKEEGKERVILFNLSGIGFLDLPSYEAYLSGRLSDFEYPDEKIKEALRKLPEIF from the coding sequence ATGAGAAGAATTTTACTTTCTGAAAAAGATTTACCAAGACAATGGTATAACATACAGGCTGATATGCCAAAGTTACCTCCTCCACCACTTAATCCAAAAACAAAGAAACCGATTTCTCCTGATGATTTAAAAATTATCTTTCCCGTGTCTCTTATTGAACAAGAAGTTACTACTGAAAGATGGATAGATATTCCACAAGAGGTTTTAGATATATATGCAAGCTTTCGTCCAACCCCTCTTTATAGAGCAATTGGACTTGAAAAGGCTCTTAAGACTCCTGCAAGGATTTATTTTAAACATGAAGGTTTTGGCCCGGCAGGGAGTCATAAGACAAATACTTCAATACCTCAGGCTTACTACAATAAAATTGAAGGGATAAAAAGAATAGCCACAGAAACTGGTGCAGGTCAGTGGGGTTCTGCCCTTGCATTAGCAGGAGCATTAATGGGAATAGAGATTACCGTCTATATGGTAAGAGTAAGCTATGATCAGAAACCGTACCGCAGAATAATGATGGAAACATGGGGAGCACAAGTTTATCCATCTCCCTCTGATAAAACTGAATCAGGAAGAAAAATTCTTCATGAAAATCCAGATCATCCTGGAACACTTGGAATTGCCATCTCAGAGGCAGTTGAAGATGCAGCAACCCATAAAGATACAAACTATGCTCTTGGTTCAGTGCTAAATCATGTTTTGCTTCATCAAACAATTATAGGACTTGAATGCAAAAAACAGCTTGAAATTGTAGGAGACTATCCAGATATTGTAATTGGTTGCTGTGGAGGAGGAAGCAATCTCGGTGGTATAAGCTTTCCATTCCTTTATGATAAGATTCATGGGAAGGATTTAAGAGTTATTGCTGTAGAGCCGTCTTCGTGCCCTACACTTACAAAGGGCGAGTTCAGATATGATTATGGCGATACCGCAGGATTTACACCTTTTCTCATGATGTATACCCTCGGACATGATTTTGTTCCTCCAGGAATTCATGCAGGAGGTTTAAGATATCATGGAGACGCTCCTCTCATAAGTCAGCTATATCACGATGGCCTGATTGAAGCACAGGCAGTAGGACAGACATCTGTCTTTGAATCTGCCATGCTTTTTGCAAGAAGCGAGGGAATTATTCCTGCTCCTGAAAGTGCTCATGCCATCAAGGTAGCAATAGATGAAGCATTAAAAGCAAAGGAAGAAGGAAAAGAAAGAGTAATACTTTTCAATCTAAGCGGAATAGGATTTCTTGATCTTCCTTCTTATGAGGCATATTTATCCGGGAGGCTTTCTGATTTTGAATATCCAGATGAAAAAATAAAGGAAGCTCTGAGAAAACTGCCTGAAATTTTTTGA
- a CDS encoding FAD-linked oxidase C-terminal domain-containing protein, with protein MKDLTLIEGIEISDEKEDLICYSYDASYAKGSLPELIAWPKSTEEIVKIVKWATNKGLKILPRGAGTGMAGGVIPINSKSIIISLEKMREVLEINQKNFTSIVEPGVINGELQKELMIHELFYPPDPASLDYCTIGGNVATNAGGPRAVKYGVTRNYCLGCEVVLSNGAVLTLGGKTLKRVTGYELKELFIGSEGTLGIISKVILRVLPQPEEVITLLISFDSIDSAGEAVPKIIGSGIVPRTLEFLDSSCLSLIEKNYELGLPTQVEALLLVELDGEITSIKRDGEKIVNIARKLKGETQIATDYYARENLWKARRSISPCILKMQDKEKINIDIVVPLDSLSKTFIKLNQLSNESNIPIISFGHAGDGNIHVNILVEKGNEEEKTRGFELVKKIFEFVVSLGGAISGEHGIGITKKPYINIQLEKKQIELMQAIKRIFDPKGFMNPGKIF; from the coding sequence ATGAAAGATTTAACATTAATTGAAGGAATAGAAATATCCGACGAAAAAGAAGACCTTATATGCTACAGCTATGATGCTTCCTATGCAAAGGGAAGCCTTCCAGAGCTTATTGCTTGGCCTAAAAGCACTGAAGAAATTGTAAAAATTGTAAAATGGGCAACAAATAAAGGGTTAAAAATACTACCACGAGGTGCAGGAACAGGCATGGCAGGAGGAGTTATTCCTATTAATTCAAAAAGCATTATAATTAGCCTTGAAAAAATGAGAGAAGTTCTGGAAATAAATCAAAAAAATTTTACTTCTATTGTAGAACCTGGTGTTATAAATGGAGAACTTCAAAAAGAATTAATGATTCATGAACTTTTTTATCCTCCGGATCCTGCATCTCTTGATTACTGCACAATTGGTGGAAATGTAGCAACAAATGCTGGTGGTCCGCGAGCTGTTAAATACGGGGTTACAAGAAACTATTGCCTGGGATGTGAAGTTGTGCTTTCCAATGGTGCAGTTTTGACATTAGGTGGGAAAACACTTAAAAGAGTTACAGGATATGAATTAAAAGAGCTTTTTATTGGTTCAGAAGGCACACTGGGAATAATTTCAAAAGTAATACTCAGGGTTTTACCACAACCAGAGGAAGTAATTACTCTTTTGATAAGTTTTGATTCAATAGATTCTGCTGGAGAGGCTGTTCCAAAAATCATTGGCTCAGGGATTGTTCCAAGAACCCTTGAATTTCTTGACAGCTCCTGTTTAAGCTTAATTGAAAAAAATTATGAATTGGGGCTGCCCACTCAGGTGGAAGCTTTGCTTCTTGTTGAACTTGATGGAGAAATAACCTCTATTAAAAGAGATGGAGAAAAAATTGTTAATATTGCGAGAAAACTTAAAGGAGAAACGCAGATTGCCACAGACTACTATGCAAGAGAAAATTTATGGAAAGCCCGTAGAAGCATCTCACCATGTATTTTGAAGATGCAGGACAAAGAAAAAATCAATATTGATATTGTTGTTCCTTTAGACAGTCTCTCAAAAACATTTATAAAGTTAAATCAGCTTTCAAATGAATCAAATATTCCAATTATATCTTTTGGTCATGCTGGAGATGGCAATATTCATGTAAACATTCTCGTTGAAAAAGGCAATGAAGAGGAAAAAACTCGAGGATTTGAACTTGTCAAAAAAATCTTTGAATTTGTAGTAAGTCTGGGAGGAGCCATTTCAGGAGAACATGGAATTGGCATAACAAAAAAACCTTATATTAATATTCAGTTAGAAAAAAAACAGATTGAACTGATGCAGGCTATAAAAAGAATTTTTGATCCAAAGGGATTTATGAATCCAGGAAAGATTTTTTAA